From the genome of Ectobacillus sp. JY-23, one region includes:
- a CDS encoding WXG100 family type VII secretion target — protein MRNRIHVVPEELDRIAKQFAAASTECREVANKIKRLGTDSQGKWEGNKHQQFLNQLNQSTAALEHYIEGLQQTQAKLQSTAQRFREADLNR, from the coding sequence TTGCGTAATAGAATTCATGTCGTACCAGAAGAATTAGATAGAATTGCAAAGCAATTTGCGGCAGCGAGCACCGAATGCCGAGAAGTTGCCAATAAGATTAAACGGTTAGGAACAGATTCACAGGGAAAGTGGGAAGGAAATAAGCATCAGCAGTTTTTGAATCAATTGAACCAAAGTACTGCCGCTCTAGAGCATTACATAGAGGGTTTACAGCAAACACAAGCTAAGCTACAAAGTACTGCGCAGCGCTTTAGAGAAGCTGACTTAAATAGATAA
- a CDS encoding ring-cleaving dioxygenase: MKHTTGIHHVTAIVGNPQENVDFYAGVLGLRLVKKTVNFDDPGTYHLYFGNEQGSPGTIITFFPWPDAYQGRIGSGQVGVTTYVVPKGSLTFWEDRLSKFGLAVTKYERFGEMYLEFDDPHGLHLEITEREEGPNSAWAFGGVPAQHAIKGFGGAVLLSADPLGTMRVLTDVMGLTRVGEEGDFIRFRASGDLGNIIDVKQTTMAPGRMGVGTVHHIAWRADDFSDHEAWREHVSAHGHQVTPIVDRQYFNAIYFREPGAILFEIATDPPGFLHNEPFEQLGEKLLLPPWLEPKRAELERILLPAEVRVLKEDL, translated from the coding sequence ATGAAACACACAACAGGTATTCATCATGTAACAGCTATCGTTGGTAATCCCCAAGAAAACGTTGATTTTTACGCAGGCGTGTTAGGACTTCGTCTCGTAAAGAAAACGGTGAACTTTGATGACCCAGGAACATATCACCTGTATTTTGGTAACGAGCAAGGAAGTCCTGGCACAATCATCACATTTTTCCCTTGGCCAGATGCCTATCAGGGTCGCATCGGTTCTGGGCAGGTCGGCGTTACAACATACGTTGTTCCGAAGGGATCCCTCACATTTTGGGAGGATCGCCTAAGTAAATTCGGGCTTGCCGTTACGAAATATGAACGCTTTGGAGAAATGTATTTAGAGTTCGATGACCCCCATGGCTTGCATTTGGAAATTACAGAACGCGAGGAAGGACCAAATAGTGCTTGGGCATTTGGAGGCGTCCCTGCTCAGCATGCTATTAAAGGGTTTGGCGGCGCTGTCCTATTGAGTGCCGATCCCCTTGGGACGATGCGCGTTTTGACAGACGTAATGGGACTTACACGAGTTGGTGAAGAAGGTGACTTCATTCGGTTCCGCGCATCCGGAGACCTTGGCAATATCATTGATGTCAAACAAACCACAATGGCTCCAGGACGCATGGGCGTGGGTACCGTTCATCATATTGCATGGCGCGCCGATGACTTTTCCGACCACGAGGCATGGCGGGAACATGTGAGCGCTCACGGTCATCAAGTCACACCAATTGTGGACCGTCAGTATTTTAATGCAATTTACTTCCGAGAGCCAGGCGCGATTTTATTTGAGATTGCGACAGATCCGCCAGGCTTCCTGCATAACGAACCGTTTGAACAGCTTGGAGAAAAACTGCTGTTGCCGCCATGGCTTGAGCCAAAACGCGCTGAGCTAGAGCGCATCCTCTTGCCAGCTGAGGTACGTGTACTGAAGGAGGACCTGTGA
- a CDS encoding flavin reductase family protein, translating into MHSIDPRTQSERDNYKLLTGSIIPRPVAFVTTLSKDGVHNGAPFSYFNIVTANPPLISVSVQRQNGLQKDTARNAIETGAFVVHISDETYAEAINMTAAQLPPHESEIELAKLTPVPSEVIAVPGVQEASIRMECLLEQAIPLGDGPACDLLIGKVVRFHVAEHLYENGRINATGLRPISRLAGNSYAKLGEQFEIERP; encoded by the coding sequence GTGCACAGTATTGATCCCCGCACGCAAAGTGAACGAGATAACTATAAGCTACTGACAGGGAGTATTATCCCTCGTCCTGTAGCATTTGTAACTACACTCTCAAAAGATGGCGTCCATAACGGGGCTCCGTTCAGTTACTTTAATATTGTAACTGCAAACCCGCCCCTTATTTCTGTGTCTGTTCAGCGACAAAACGGGTTACAAAAGGACACTGCACGCAATGCGATAGAAACTGGCGCCTTCGTGGTTCATATTTCCGATGAAACATATGCGGAAGCGATTAATATGACAGCGGCACAGCTTCCTCCTCATGAAAGTGAAATTGAGCTCGCTAAGCTGACGCCAGTACCGAGCGAGGTCATTGCCGTGCCAGGTGTACAGGAAGCCAGTATCCGCATGGAATGCCTGCTCGAGCAAGCGATTCCCCTAGGGGACGGCCCGGCCTGTGATTTACTAATTGGAAAGGTTGTCCGCTTCCACGTAGCAGAGCATCTCTACGAAAACGGACGAATCAATGCTACAGGACTGCGTCCCATCAGCCGCCTCGCGGGTAACAGCTACGCGAAGTTAGGAGAGCAATTTGAAATTGAACGTCCATAA
- a CDS encoding alpha/beta hydrolase: MKHIYKQGADTTAPTLLLLHGTGGTETDLLPLANLIAPSYSILSVRGNVLENGMPRFFRRLAEGVFDEEDLVFRTKELHDFLDEAAQKYGFDRNNMIAIGYSNGANIAGSLLFHYQNALKSAILHHPMVPRRGIPLPDLTGTPVFISAGTNDPICPPQETTELEALLTAAGASVHVHWESFGHQLTRSEVEAAKTWLQKNE; encoded by the coding sequence ATGAAGCATATTTATAAACAAGGAGCGGATACCACCGCTCCTACCCTGTTATTGTTGCACGGTACAGGCGGAACAGAGACCGATTTATTGCCGCTAGCCAATCTTATTGCTCCATCTTATAGTATACTGAGTGTACGTGGGAATGTATTAGAAAACGGCATGCCGCGCTTTTTTAGACGCTTAGCAGAAGGCGTATTTGATGAAGAAGATTTGGTGTTTCGCACAAAAGAGTTACATGACTTTTTAGACGAAGCAGCCCAGAAGTATGGCTTTGACAGAAACAATATGATTGCGATTGGCTATTCTAACGGTGCTAACATTGCCGGAAGTTTGCTTTTCCATTATCAGAATGCCCTAAAAAGCGCGATCCTTCATCATCCAATGGTGCCGCGCCGAGGGATTCCTTTGCCAGACCTAACAGGAACCCCTGTCTTCATCAGCGCTGGTACAAATGATCCGATCTGCCCGCCGCAGGAAACAACAGAGCTAGAAGCCCTGCTAACAGCTGCCGGAGCAAGTGTACATGTACATTGGGAAAGCTTCGGTCATCAGCTGACACGAAGTGAAGTAGAAGCCGCCAAGACGTGGCTACAAAAAAACGAATAA